The Nyctibius grandis isolate bNycGra1 chromosome 3, bNycGra1.pri, whole genome shotgun sequence genome window below encodes:
- the LOC137660928 gene encoding myelin P2 protein-like, with amino-acid sequence MCNRFVGTWKLVSSENFDDYMKELGVGLATRKLGGLAKPDVIISMKGDIVTIRTESTFKNTTISFKLGQQFDETTADDRKVKSVVTLEKGGLVQVQKWNGKETKIKRRLVDGKMVVECAMKGVVCTRVYERV; translated from the exons ATGTGTAACCGATTTGTGGGAACCTGGAAACTCGTCTCCAGTGAAAATTTTGACGACTATATGAAAGAATTGG gAGTCGGCTTAGCTACCCGGAAACTAGGTGGCCTGGCAAAGCCTGATGTGATCATCAGTATGAAAGGGGACATAGTAACCATCAGAACAGAAAGCACCTTCAAAAATACAACGATCTCTTTCAAACTGGGCCAGCAGTTTGATGAAACAACAGCAGATGACCGGAAAGTCAAG AGTGTCGTAACATTGGAGAAAGGGGGTTTAGTGCAAGTGCAGAAGTGGAACGGCAAAGAGACTAAGATAAAGAGAAGACTGGTTGATGGGAAAATGGTGGTG GAATGTGCCATGAAAGGAGTTGTCTGCACTAGAGTCTATGAAAGAGTGTGA
- the LOC137660845 gene encoding fatty acid-binding protein, adipocyte, translating to MCDQFVGTWKLLSSENFEDYMKELGVGFATRKMAGVAKPNVTISINGDVITIKTESTFKNTEISFKLGEEFDETTADDRKTKNVITLDNGILKQVQKWDGKETIIKRKVVDGNLVVECTMNNVTSKRVYEKA from the exons ATGTGTGACCAGTTTGTGGGCACCTGGAAGCTCCTTTCTAGTGAAAACTTTGAAGACTATATGAAAGAGCTGG GTGTGGGGTTTGCTACCAGGAAAATGGCTGGTGTGGCCAAGCCCAATGTGACTATCAGCATCAATGGTGATGTGATAACCATCAAAACAGAAAGTACCTTCAAAAATACAGAGATTTCTTTCAAGCTGGGTGAAGAGTTTGACGAGACCACAGCAGATGACAGAAAGACAAAG AATGTCATAACCTTAGACAACGGCATACTGAAGCAGGTGCAGAAGTGGGATGGAAAAGAGACTATCATAAAGAGGAAAGTGGTGGATGGGAACCTGGTGGTG GAATGCACCATGAATAATGTTACCAGCAAAAGAGTTTATGAAAAAGCATGA